In the genome of Gloeotrichia echinulata CP02, one region contains:
- a CDS encoding type IV pilin-like G/H family protein, translating into MSQQENTAKNIGLITLGCGCGLLVSFLLPLFIMLLFIPFLPGLFKTSLQELQNIIEAQNNISQINTAQQDYFSKNNRFASNISELGLDIKSETENYSYVMTIIDSQRSVKITGKAKKPELLSYTGAVFALKVEGNEKPVTLTQICGTDAASLTPPEIPKVVGIKIECPSGSTPAFLSNFNSEGSDTGNSE; encoded by the coding sequence ATGTCACAGCAAGAAAATACTGCTAAAAATATCGGGCTTATTACTTTAGGTTGCGGTTGCGGGTTATTGGTTTCATTTCTTTTACCTCTATTCATAATGCTTTTGTTTATTCCCTTCCTACCTGGTTTATTTAAGACCAGCTTGCAGGAATTACAGAATATCATAGAAGCACAAAATAACATATCTCAAATCAATACAGCACAACAAGATTATTTTTCCAAAAATAATCGCTTCGCATCTAATATTTCTGAACTAGGGCTTGATATCAAATCAGAAACTGAGAATTACTCCTACGTCATGACTATTATCGACTCTCAGCGGTCTGTAAAAATAACTGGTAAGGCAAAAAAACCTGAATTATTGAGTTATACAGGTGCAGTATTTGCTCTAAAAGTTGAAGGTAATGAAAAACCTGTCACGCTTACTCAAATATGTGGAACTGATGCAGCTTCGTTAACGCCTCCAGAAATACCTAAAGTTGTCGGCATTAAGATTGAATGTCCTTCTGGTTCTACTCCTGCTTTTTTGTCTAATTTTAATTCAGAAGGTTCAGATACGGGTAATTCGGAGTAG
- the glcD gene encoding glycolate oxidase subunit GlcD, whose translation MLTQEKQQRNWKPIIKKFEAVLGKNGVVQRREELITYECDGLAAYRQRPAVAVLPRTTEQVAQVVKICNQYSVPFIARGSGTGLSGGALPIENSVLIVTSLMRQILNIDLDNQRTIVQPGVINSWVTQAVSGAGFYYAPDPSSQIICSIGGNIAENSGGVHCLKYGVTTNHVLGLKIVTAEGEIVDLGGQVPEMPGYDLTGVFVGSEGTLGIATEITLRILKSAESICVLLADFTSVEAAAASVSDIISAGIIPGGMEMMDNFSINAVEDIVATNCYPRDAAAILLIEIDGLDVEVVGNKQRVREICQKNGARNVTSASDPETRLKLWKGRKAAFAAAGNMSPDYYVQDGVIPRTQLPYVLQEIEALSQKFGYPVANVFHAGDGNLHPLILYNNSIPGALEQVEELGGEILKLCVRVGGSISGEHGIGADKKCYMPEMFSDADLESMQWVRQVFNPQGLANPGKIFPTPRTCGEAANHASVKQFESVERF comes from the coding sequence ATGCTTACCCAAGAGAAACAACAACGTAACTGGAAACCCATCATCAAAAAATTCGAGGCTGTTCTTGGCAAAAATGGCGTAGTCCAGCGCCGTGAGGAACTGATTACCTATGAATGCGATGGACTGGCCGCCTATCGCCAACGTCCGGCGGTGGCGGTGCTACCGAGAACGACGGAACAAGTTGCACAGGTTGTGAAAATATGTAACCAGTATTCTGTTCCTTTTATCGCCAGGGGTTCGGGTACTGGTCTATCTGGTGGCGCTTTGCCCATTGAAAATTCAGTTTTGATTGTCACTTCTTTAATGCGGCAAATACTCAATATAGATTTAGATAATCAGCGGACTATTGTCCAACCAGGAGTAATTAACAGTTGGGTGACACAAGCTGTTAGTGGTGCTGGATTTTACTACGCTCCTGACCCTTCTAGCCAAATTATCTGCTCAATTGGGGGCAATATTGCCGAAAATTCTGGTGGGGTACATTGTCTGAAATATGGTGTCACCACTAACCACGTTTTAGGCTTAAAAATTGTCACCGCTGAGGGTGAAATTGTTGATTTGGGGGGACAAGTTCCCGAAATGCCTGGTTATGATTTAACTGGTGTATTTGTAGGTTCAGAAGGTACTTTGGGTATCGCTACAGAAATTACTTTGCGAATCCTCAAAAGTGCAGAGTCAATTTGTGTGCTATTGGCAGATTTTACCAGCGTGGAAGCAGCAGCAGCGAGTGTTTCTGATATCATTAGTGCTGGGATTATTCCTGGTGGAATGGAAATGATGGATAATTTCAGCATTAATGCTGTAGAAGATATTGTGGCAACAAATTGTTATCCCCGTGATGCGGCTGCAATTTTATTAATAGAAATTGATGGTTTGGATGTGGAAGTTGTCGGCAACAAACAGCGAGTTAGGGAAATTTGTCAAAAAAACGGTGCGCGTAATGTTACATCTGCTAGTGACCCAGAAACGCGATTAAAATTGTGGAAAGGACGGAAAGCCGCTTTTGCCGCTGCTGGCAATATGAGTCCTGATTATTATGTGCAAGATGGCGTAATTCCTCGGACTCAATTGCCCTATGTTCTGCAAGAAATTGAGGCATTAAGTCAAAAATTTGGTTATCCTGTTGCGAATGTGTTTCATGCTGGAGATGGTAATCTTCACCCACTAATTCTTTATAATAATTCGATACCTGGTGCATTAGAACAAGTGGAAGAATTAGGCGGAGAAATTCTCAAACTTTGCGTGAGAGTCGGTGGTAGCATTTCTGGTGAACATGGTATCGGTGCTGATAAAAAATGTTATATGCCAGAGATGTTTAGTGATGCTGATTTAGAGTCTATGCAATGGGTACGGCAAGTTTTTAATCCCCAAGGGTTGGCGAATCCTGGTAAGATATTCCCGACGCCACGAACTTGTGGTGAAGCTGCAAATCATGCCAGTGTTAAGCAGTTTGAAAGTGTGGAAAGATTTTAA